The Neodiprion fabricii isolate iyNeoFabr1 chromosome 4, iyNeoFabr1.1, whole genome shotgun sequence genome window below encodes:
- the LOC124181027 gene encoding oxysterol-binding protein-related protein 2 → MASGNQQHRTSLPAPGRSEVNLCSVLTLGKDLSKITMPVVFNEPLSFLQRVAEYMEYAKLLKQAAMEENPLVRLQYVSAFAVSALASNWERLGKPFNPLLGETYELQREDFRIICEQVSHHPPVSAFHADSEDFIFHGSIHPKLKFFCKSVEIHPKGMVTVELPKWKEAYTWQNVNCILHNVLVGQFWMEQLGALEIRQYGDANLKSTLSFKSAGRNGKDLHKVEGFIMDQDKKKLVFLYGKWTENLRVCEPILYEETLERIKRENKSPQGSPGHKKVLAKLHSFKVGAFKPSHQDAIDESTGTEGDDSPTIDEIPGSTTLWKVAPRPQNSAEFYQFTTFAMSLNEIEPGMGKMLCPTDSRLRPDIRKLEMGDQDGAAAEKIRLEEKQRRSRKTRKQNSGSEWAPRWFTTGINPYSEQVDWLYQGEYWNRNYSDIEDIF, encoded by the exons ATGGCTAGTGGGAATCAACAGCACAG GACGTCTTTGCCAGCTCCTGGACGCTCCGAGGTGAACCTTTGCTCGGTATTGACACTGGGCAAAGATCTCAGCAAAATTACAATGCCTGTCGTTTTCAACGAACCTTTGTCCTTCCTCCAGCGAGTTGCTGAGTACATGGAATATGCAAAGCTACTCAAGCAAGCTGCCATGGAAGAGAATCCTCTTGTTAGACTACAG TACGTCTCGGCATTTGCAGTAAGCGCATTAGCATCGAACTGGGAACGCCTGGGAAAACCATTTAATCCGTTGCTTGGCGAAACCTACGAACTTCAACGAGAAGATTTTAG AATAATATGCGAGCAGGTGTCACATCATCCACCAGTATCGGCCTTTCACGCCGACAGTGAGGACTTCATATTCCACGGTAGCATACATCCGAAGCTAAAGTTCTTCTGCAAATCAGTTGAAATTCATCCGAAGGGTATGGTGACAGTCGAGCTGCCAAA ATGGAAGGAGGCTTACACATGGCAGAATGTCAATTGCATATTACACAATGTACTTGTCGGCCAATTCTGGATGGAACAATTGGGTGCACTAGAAATCAGGCAATACGGAGATGCTAACTTGAAGTCTACATTGTCGTTCAAAAGCGCTGGTCGGAATGGAAAAGACTTGCATAAAGTAGAAGGCTTCATAATGGATCAGGA taaaaaaaaattagtgttTCTCTACGGTAAGTGGACTGAAAACCTACGAGTGTGCGAACCAATATTGTATGAAGAAACATTGGAGAGGATTAAACGAGAGAACAAAAGTCCTCAAGGTAGCCCAGGACACAAGAAAGTCCTGGCTAAATTACATAGTTTCAAAGTGGGCGCTTTCAAACCTTCTCATCAG GACGCAATCGATGAATCAACGGGAACAGAAGGGGATGATAGCCCAACTATTGACGAGATTCCAGGATCAACTACCCTTTGGAAAGTTGCTCCAAGGCCGCAAAATAGTGCCGAA TTCTACCAATTCACAACGTTTGCAATGTCACTTAACGAGATAGAACCTGGGATGGGAAAAATGTTGTGCCCCACTGACTCCAGGCTTCGACCTGACATTAGAAAACTCGAAATGGGAGATCAAGATGGTGCAGCTGCCGAAAAAATAAGATTGGAAGAAAAGCAGAGAAGGTCTCGAAAAACAAGGAAACAAAACAGCGGTTCCGAATGGGCACcaag GTGGTTCACTACTGGCATCAATCCATATTCGGAACAAGTGGATTGGCTGTACCAAGGCGAATACTGGAATCGAAATTATTCAGACATCGAAGATATATTTTAG
- the LOC124181025 gene encoding armadillo repeat-containing protein 3: MESSDKKLTVCLLNVIVRLANSASSRKELYKHGIVPLLLNFVHESSNPDVVGASFYGLAKMVQYSPATDEITSSNPIHKILGFIKNESVKQHVRHAAMYCLAELLACDAQNCSNLLDIKGQTYLIWMIKQPIGNVPLETRLTTLRCLTSIGGYPEFREQFVDVNLIDALCTAFEFKNSFDLAEAKVAHCRALSIFCIEKTARDIFLCLEGPRKLYNLLLESESVPVRDAAAQLVSQLSGDQDVAPLLILAGCLEYMIGHRSTSRIVPSWESCIKALFNSYLPAKFAFTGRLSLHDITKDGFYVIRKNVHPFPIIEQLFTRSLDLAQTIYMCVPAQRRRLSNQNSEVEDDQIISNDTATRKNIYSVHRTDLTNAITGVKSEILKTDSFLWNAVELFKCKLIAKESRIANEQEKPGLVNISFIKSRAKMLGEFVAQKMSGPDPTTKCIDHQLDIHLSEIKRDIGTNVIPLGQLRVGSYLERALLFKVIADRVCLPAALVRGDYGKAWIEIALPEMETQSSEASPVDDGTIDTIAEKEAVAKSRPSDRSTGHAPYFQGSTKELVSANQNLLSIFPTKLLRPSYIVDLMRVPGELIPLGTKQADDYCK, from the exons ATGGAAAGCAGTGACAAAAAATTGACAGTGTGTCTTCTTAATGTCATCGTTCGCTTAGCAAATTCGGCAAGCAGCAGAAAG GAACTGTACAAACATGGAATTGTTCCGCTTTTGCTAAACTTCGTACACGAGTCTTCAAATCCTGACGTTGTTGGCGCGAGTTTTTACGGTCTTGCCAAAATGGTACAGTACAGCCCAGCAACAGACGAAATCACATCATCCAATCCCATCCACAAGATACTTG GCTTTATCAAAAATGAAAGTGTAAAGCAGCACGTAAGACACGCGGCTATGTATTGCTTGGCGGAATTGTTGGCATGCGACGCACAGaattgttcaaatttgttaGACATCAAAGGGCAG ACATATTTGATATGGATGATAAAACAACCCATCGGTAATGTTCCGTTAGAGACTCGTCTTACAACATTGCGGTGTCTTACGTCGATAGGAGGCTACCCTGAATTCAGAGAGCAATTTGTCGATGTAAACTTGATAGACGCTCTGTGCACCGCATTCGAA TTCAAAAATAGTTTTGATCTTGCTGAAGCTAAGGTGGCTCACTGCCGTGCATTGTCCAtattttgcattgaaaaaactGCAAGAGATATATTTTTGTGTCTGGAGGGACCGAGAaagttgtataatttattactcGAATCTGAATCTGTTCCGGTTAGAGATGCTGCAGCTCAATTGGTTTCACAATTATCTGGCGATCAGGATGTCGCACCGTTACTTATTCTTGCTGGGTGTTTAGAATA CATGATTGGACATAGATCAACTTCAAGAATTGTCCCGTCGTGGGAATCGTGTATCAAAGCACTGTTTAATTCCTATTTACCAGCAAAGTTCGCTTTTACCGGACGTTTGTCATTGCATGACATTACAAAAGACGGTTTTTACGTTATCCGCAAAAATGTTCATCC gtTCCCGATTATTGAACAGTTGTTTACGCGTAGCTTAGACCTTGCGCAAACAATATACATGTGCGTTCCAGCACAGCGACGTCGATTGTCGAATCAAAACTCTGAAGTGGAAGATGATCAGATTATATCAAACG ATACAGCGactcgaaaaaatatttattccgtACACAGGACGGATCTTACTAATGCTATAACGGGAGTTAAATCTGAGATACTAAAGACAGATTCGTTTTTATGGAATGCGGTCGAGTTATTCAAATGTAAACTTATTGCCAAGGAATCGAGAATTGC GAATGAGCAGGAAAAACCGGGACTCGTAAACATTTCTTTTATCAAGTCCCGAGCGAAAATGTTGGGCGAATTTGTGGCGCAGAAAATGTCGGGACCTGATCCAACGACAAAATGTATCGATCACCAGCTTGACATACATCTCAGCGAAATTAAACGTGACATTGGAACAAACGTAATTCCATTAGGACAGCTGCGAGTCGGATCGTACTTGGAACGAGCATTGTTGTTCAAAGTTATAGCAGATAGAGTTTGTTTGCCAGCTGCGTTAGTCCGCGGAGACTATGGAAAAGCATGGATTGAAATTGCTCTTCCAGAG ATGGAAACGCAAAGCAGCGAAGCGAGTCCTGTCGATGATGGTACGATCGACACTATCGCCGAGAAAGAAGCTGTAGCAAAATCAAGACCATCCGATAGGTCAACTGGTCATGCTCCATATTTTCAGGGTTCAACGAAAGAATTAGTCTCAGCCAACCAGAATTTGCTATCCATTTTTCCAACGAAACTGCTAAGGCCAAGTTACATTGTTGATTTGATGCGAGTGCCCGGAGAACTAATACCATTGGGCACCAAACAGGCTGAcgattattgtaaataa